The following coding sequences are from one Vicinamibacterales bacterium window:
- a CDS encoding carboxypeptidase regulatory-like domain-containing protein produces the protein MTFKTGVVLALVAALSAAIPASAQDFRGRINGTVTDDTGGVLPGVTVTVSSPALIQAQTQVTGADGQYRFIALPPGLYEVTFELAGFQGVKREGIRVVINTTLSVDQQLQVATLQETVTVTGASPVVDTTTNTMATNFTKELLTEIPNARDVWAAMAQAPGIQMNGYDVGGSHTGTQTGYVTYGLNVQNQTKIEGIDTTEGNSANAGYFDFGSFEEFQVGGAGSDATNFAPGASLSVSVKSGGDRLSGNWYSDYVGKKFISDNVPSNLKTANTRDDNGFFVRNPINKGNPVDHQYDLNFNVGGPLWKKKAWLFYSYRLNDQYKYTLGFSELSRSKLTNNYTLKGTFQLPRNNQIIAFMNKRNKLQDRRDFGPTTPLSAARYQASRNYPEKIEWTSVVTDRMFLDVLYGTWGNYFPLRPTLEAGIYDGPWVPGRQDLSTLQYFDGGGQASYQNQKRFKPQFYISTSYFQDGWMGSHDFKFGFDWKKDRRNFFQDQPFDIFYRDANATTTSQVDLYNSPTSPINDVKYTSVWLSDTWKMTDRITVNYGGRIEHYTDGWPDQQFAPNGHPALANWPADVNPTERARYLAFIAPKQIAAQTVAKSTTFSPRAGITYDLTGDNRTVVKAFFGQFRFNSSDTLADQQNPVGQARLRYAFLPCTATRTTGCDLNGNRLLDGPQELGAFNSTQGGAGFVTVDPNIVRPTSNEFSLSVEREIRQGLSGRASYVYKNIRNEWNEVDAARIGLYTNTFNFTDIGPDGVSGTADDNVIQLLDRPQSAPTDRVYTNPDGLDHSDFNTFEVALNRRFSGKWMLLTSAAVTLSNELPSMTSSTSATGVAGNLRSYFYRPSQLTFGDNGYETLSTWNYKIVGRYVLPFDLGLSGSWKVQSGNQWGRATNVNFPGDGAQNVRMEEATANRAPAVSILDMRVDKSFRFGRFGKVTGQIDVFNLANTGTVTVFRTLTGATFKEVLGILDPRVVRFGIRYDF, from the coding sequence ATGACGTTCAAGACGGGAGTCGTCCTGGCTCTGGTCGCTGCCCTGTCGGCGGCGATACCGGCAAGCGCCCAGGACTTTCGCGGCCGCATCAACGGGACGGTCACGGACGACACGGGCGGCGTGCTGCCCGGTGTGACGGTCACCGTATCGAGTCCGGCGCTCATCCAGGCGCAAACCCAGGTCACGGGCGCCGACGGGCAGTACCGCTTCATCGCGCTGCCGCCCGGGCTGTACGAAGTGACGTTCGAACTGGCCGGGTTCCAGGGCGTCAAGCGCGAAGGCATCCGCGTCGTCATCAACACCACCCTCTCGGTCGACCAGCAGCTCCAGGTCGCCACCCTGCAGGAGACGGTGACGGTGACCGGCGCCTCGCCCGTCGTGGACACGACCACGAACACGATGGCGACGAACTTCACCAAGGAGCTGCTCACCGAGATCCCCAACGCGCGCGACGTCTGGGCGGCCATGGCGCAGGCGCCGGGCATCCAGATGAACGGCTACGACGTCGGCGGCTCCCACACCGGCACGCAGACCGGGTACGTCACCTACGGGCTCAACGTCCAGAACCAGACGAAGATCGAGGGCATCGACACCACCGAAGGCAACAGCGCGAACGCCGGCTACTTCGACTTCGGCAGCTTCGAGGAGTTCCAGGTGGGCGGCGCCGGCAGCGACGCCACCAATTTCGCTCCGGGCGCGTCGCTCAGCGTCAGCGTGAAGTCGGGCGGTGACCGGCTCTCGGGCAACTGGTACAGCGACTACGTCGGCAAGAAGTTCATCTCCGACAACGTGCCCTCGAACCTCAAGACGGCCAACACGCGCGACGACAACGGCTTCTTCGTCCGGAACCCGATCAACAAGGGCAATCCGGTCGACCACCAGTACGACCTGAACTTCAACGTCGGCGGCCCGCTCTGGAAGAAGAAGGCCTGGCTGTTCTACAGCTACCGCCTGAACGACCAGTACAAGTACACGCTGGGCTTCTCCGAGCTGTCCCGCTCGAAGCTGACGAACAACTACACCCTCAAGGGCACGTTCCAGCTGCCGCGCAACAACCAGATCATCGCGTTCATGAACAAGCGCAACAAGCTGCAGGACCGCCGCGACTTCGGCCCGACGACGCCGCTGAGCGCCGCGCGCTACCAGGCCTCGCGCAACTACCCCGAGAAGATCGAGTGGACCAGCGTCGTCACCGACCGCATGTTCCTCGACGTCCTGTACGGCACGTGGGGCAACTACTTCCCGCTCCGTCCCACGCTGGAGGCCGGCATCTACGACGGCCCCTGGGTGCCCGGGCGCCAGGACCTGTCCACGCTGCAGTACTTCGACGGCGGCGGCCAGGCCTCCTACCAGAACCAGAAGCGCTTCAAGCCCCAGTTCTACATCTCCACCTCGTACTTCCAGGACGGGTGGATGGGCTCGCACGACTTCAAGTTCGGCTTCGACTGGAAGAAGGATCGCCGCAACTTCTTCCAGGACCAGCCGTTCGACATCTTCTACCGCGACGCGAACGCGACCACGACGAGCCAGGTGGACCTGTACAACTCGCCCACCTCGCCCATCAACGACGTCAAGTACACCAGCGTGTGGCTGAGCGACACCTGGAAGATGACGGACCGCATCACCGTCAACTACGGCGGTCGCATCGAGCACTACACGGACGGCTGGCCGGATCAGCAGTTCGCGCCGAACGGCCACCCGGCGCTCGCCAACTGGCCCGCCGACGTCAACCCCACCGAGCGCGCCCGCTACCTGGCCTTCATCGCGCCGAAGCAGATTGCGGCGCAGACGGTGGCCAAGTCCACGACGTTCTCGCCGCGCGCCGGCATCACCTACGACCTCACCGGCGACAACCGGACCGTCGTGAAGGCCTTCTTCGGCCAGTTCCGCTTCAACTCGTCCGACACGCTCGCCGACCAGCAGAACCCGGTGGGTCAGGCGCGCCTGCGCTACGCCTTCCTGCCCTGCACGGCCACGCGCACCACCGGCTGCGACCTGAACGGCAACCGGCTGCTCGACGGTCCGCAGGAGCTGGGCGCCTTCAACAGCACGCAGGGCGGCGCCGGCTTCGTCACCGTCGACCCGAACATCGTCCGGCCGACGTCGAACGAGTTCTCGTTGAGCGTCGAACGCGAGATCCGGCAGGGCCTGTCGGGCCGCGCGTCCTACGTCTACAAGAACATCCGCAACGAGTGGAACGAGGTCGACGCCGCGCGCATCGGCCTCTACACCAACACGTTCAACTTCACGGACATCGGCCCCGACGGCGTGTCCGGCACGGCGGACGACAACGTGATCCAGCTGCTGGATCGTCCGCAGTCGGCACCGACCGACCGCGTCTACACGAACCCGGACGGCCTGGACCACTCGGACTTCAACACGTTCGAGGTGGCCCTCAACCGCCGCTTCTCGGGCAAGTGGATGCTGCTCACCTCGGCGGCCGTCACGCTGTCCAACGAGCTCCCCAGCATGACCTCGTCCACGAGCGCCACGGGCGTGGCCGGCAACCTCCGCAGCTACTTCTACCGGCCGTCGCAGCTCACGTTCGGCGACAACGGCTACGAGACGCTCAGCACCTGGAACTACAAGATCGTCGGCCGCTACGTGCTGCCGTTCGACCTTGGCCTGTCGGGCTCCTGGAAGGTGCAGTCCGGCAACCAGTGGGGCCGCGCCACCAACGTCAACTTCCCCGGCGATGGCGCGCAGAACGTCCGCATGGAGGAGGCGACCGCGAACCGGGCGCCCGCGGTGAGCATCCTCGACATGCGCGTCGACAAGTCGTTCCGGTTCGGGCGCTTCGGCAAGGTCACGGGCCAGATCGACGTGTTCAACCTGGCCAACACCGGCACGGTGACGGTGTTCCGCACGCTCACCGGCGCCACGTTCAAGGAAGTCCTCGGGATTCTGGACCCGCGCGTCGTGCGGTTCGGCATCCGGTACGACTTCTAA
- a CDS encoding M20/M25/M40 family metallo-hydrolase, with translation MRTAATVLAVLAAFSAAPALAQQDAAQLGSKLMQDTSVKSALESARADEARTVAEQIEICEVEAPPFKESGRAEVYARKFRELGLQNVRIDTVGNVLGERPGAARRPHFVLAAHLDTVFPEGTNVKTTREGSVIRGPGIGDDCRGLAVQLAVIRALAAGHVQTPGTITFVGNVGEEGLGDLRGVKYLFDEGLKGQIDRFVSIDGTGLGITHISVGSLRYRVTFKGPGGHSYGAFGMVNPIQALGRAMAAIADFQVPTEPKTTFNVGRIGGGTSVNSIPFEAWAEVDMRSADAASLQSLDAKFHKAVDDAVAAENLRWGSHALTVEKTLVGNRPAGRAEATSAIVQAAASVTRALGLPVSMDEGSTDANYPQSLGIAALTIDGGGRGSGAHSLAEAFDATDAWKGTQRALLLTVALTQP, from the coding sequence ATGCGCACTGCCGCCACCGTTCTCGCCGTCCTCGCGGCGTTCTCCGCCGCGCCGGCCCTGGCCCAGCAGGACGCGGCACAGCTGGGTTCCAAGCTCATGCAGGACACCTCGGTGAAGAGCGCACTCGAGTCTGCGCGGGCCGACGAGGCACGGACCGTCGCCGAGCAGATCGAGATCTGCGAGGTCGAGGCGCCGCCGTTCAAGGAGTCGGGGCGCGCAGAGGTCTACGCGCGGAAGTTCCGGGAACTCGGGCTGCAGAACGTGCGCATCGACACGGTGGGCAACGTCCTTGGGGAGCGCCCTGGCGCGGCGCGCCGGCCGCACTTCGTGCTGGCCGCCCACCTCGACACCGTCTTTCCCGAAGGCACCAACGTGAAGACGACCCGCGAGGGCTCCGTCATCCGCGGGCCCGGCATCGGCGACGACTGCCGCGGCCTGGCGGTGCAGCTCGCCGTGATCAGGGCCTTGGCCGCCGGGCACGTCCAGACGCCGGGCACGATCACCTTCGTCGGCAACGTGGGCGAGGAGGGGCTGGGCGACCTGCGCGGCGTGAAGTACCTCTTCGACGAAGGCCTCAAGGGCCAGATCGACCGGTTCGTCTCCATTGACGGCACCGGCCTGGGCATCACGCACATCTCGGTCGGCAGCCTCCGCTACCGCGTCACCTTCAAGGGCCCGGGCGGGCACAGCTACGGCGCCTTCGGGATGGTCAATCCGATCCAGGCCCTCGGCCGCGCCATGGCCGCCATCGCGGACTTTCAGGTCCCGACGGAACCGAAGACGACGTTCAACGTCGGCCGGATCGGCGGCGGCACCTCCGTGAACTCCATCCCCTTCGAGGCGTGGGCCGAGGTGGACATGCGCTCGGCCGACGCCGCCTCGCTGCAGTCGCTCGACGCGAAGTTCCACAAGGCCGTGGACGACGCCGTGGCCGCCGAAAACCTGCGGTGGGGCAGTCATGCGCTGACCGTCGAGAAGACGCTGGTCGGCAACCGGCCGGCGGGCCGGGCCGAGGCCACCTCGGCCATCGTGCAGGCGGCCGCGTCGGTCACCCGCGCGCTCGGCCTGCCGGTGTCGATGGACGAAGGGTCCACCGACGCGAATTACCCCCAGAGTCTCGGCATCGCCGCCCTCACCATCGACGGCGGCGGGCGGGGCAGCGGCGCCCATTCCCTGGCCGAAGCCTTCGACGCCACCGATGCGTGGAAGGGCACGCAGCGCGCGCTGCTGCTGACGGTCGCACTCACCCAGCCCTGA
- a CDS encoding serine hydrolase, producing MALTTGRVRRLSGLAAVLACLCAGPLDAAAQTARAKAAPARKATPSRTTKKAVTPKKTAKVSTAPKAASKAAPKASSTSSAARRRAIARARAAARAREARALATPRFRTDDSGREVPAPRAAAALIYDPEADTVLFEENAGDQRSIASITKVMTALVFLESLTDPSTEVKVVRTDVARASTTYLRAGYTVTVDQLLHLLLIGSDNAAARVLARTSPYGTDGFIARMNEKARELGLANTHFEDPSGLLSGNVSTAYELAHLLTYAVADDRISSVMRKADYDFVPLRRNVHVNSTNRFVRSGELEVLGGKTGFISSSGYCLATLVRLPQTGKQVVFVVLGARSNAARFSETKHLFNWLSTTTLAAAAHDGAQGQ from the coding sequence GTGGCCCTGACGACCGGACGCGTTCGACGACTGAGCGGCCTCGCCGCGGTGCTGGCGTGTCTGTGCGCGGGCCCGCTCGACGCCGCCGCGCAGACCGCGCGGGCCAAGGCCGCGCCGGCCCGGAAGGCCACTCCCAGCCGCACCACGAAGAAAGCGGTCACCCCGAAGAAGACCGCCAAGGTCTCGACCGCGCCCAAGGCGGCCAGCAAGGCCGCGCCCAAGGCGTCCAGCACCTCGTCGGCCGCGCGGCGGCGCGCCATCGCCCGTGCCCGGGCGGCGGCACGGGCGCGCGAGGCGAGGGCCCTTGCCACTCCGCGGTTCCGGACCGACGACAGCGGCCGCGAGGTGCCGGCCCCCCGGGCCGCCGCCGCCCTCATCTACGATCCCGAGGCCGACACCGTCCTCTTCGAGGAGAACGCCGGCGACCAGCGGTCCATCGCCAGCATCACCAAGGTGATGACGGCGCTGGTGTTCCTGGAATCACTGACCGACCCCTCCACAGAGGTCAAGGTGGTGAGGACCGACGTGGCGCGGGCCTCCACGACCTATCTCCGTGCCGGCTACACGGTGACGGTCGACCAGCTGCTCCATCTGCTGCTCATCGGGTCCGACAACGCCGCCGCCCGCGTGCTGGCGCGCACCTCACCCTACGGCACCGACGGCTTCATCGCCCGCATGAACGAGAAGGCCCGCGAGCTGGGCCTCGCCAACACGCATTTCGAGGATCCGTCCGGGCTGCTGTCGGGCAACGTCTCAACCGCCTACGAGCTGGCGCATCTGCTGACGTATGCCGTGGCGGACGACCGCATCAGCAGCGTCATGCGCAAGGCCGACTACGACTTCGTGCCGCTGAGGCGCAACGTGCACGTCAACAGCACGAACCGCTTCGTCCGGTCGGGCGAGCTGGAGGTCCTGGGCGGGAAGACCGGATTCATCAGCAGCTCGGGCTATTGCCTGGCCACGCTGGTCCGGCTGCCGCAGACCGGGAAGCAGGTCGTGTTCGTGGTGCTGGGGGCGCGGTCGAACGCGGCCCGGTTCTCGGAGACGAAGCACCTGTTCAACTGGCTGAGCACCACCACCCTGGCCGCGGCCGCGCACGACGGCGCTCAGGGCCAGTAG
- the fdhE gene encoding formate dehydrogenase accessory protein FdhE: protein MSVPYPTRGAAPPRERVEPREMAALTALAEAHPELAPAVALERELFDGERRLLRRLGTPSLAGSPADLAERLAGGQRLAAWHELSLDWPEVRLRLRQVVDVLRRHDVIEHDDATRFQVLGRDGALVEASERWYDAPEAGSEDALGDVLAVTLRPFLTRTADVLLQRVQVDGWRRGTCPVCGGRAAFGVIAASGERHLVCARCQGRWPFDARTCPRCLVPDRLRVFAAMEGRYQVAACEACKRYVKALDVRKAGRPLFLPLDTVATLAIDQAIGQQGYSGD, encoded by the coding sequence GTGTCCGTTCCCTATCCGACGCGTGGGGCCGCGCCGCCGCGCGAGCGTGTCGAGCCCCGCGAGATGGCGGCCCTGACGGCGCTCGCCGAGGCCCATCCCGAACTAGCGCCCGCCGTGGCGCTCGAGCGCGAGCTCTTCGACGGCGAACGCCGCCTGCTGCGGCGTCTCGGCACGCCAAGCCTGGCCGGCTCCCCGGCCGATCTCGCCGAACGCCTGGCTGGAGGCCAGCGGCTCGCGGCCTGGCACGAGCTGAGCCTGGACTGGCCGGAAGTCCGCCTCCGTCTTCGACAGGTGGTGGACGTCCTCCGCCGCCACGACGTCATCGAGCACGACGACGCGACGCGCTTCCAGGTGCTGGGACGCGACGGCGCGCTCGTGGAGGCCAGCGAGCGCTGGTACGACGCGCCGGAGGCCGGCAGCGAGGACGCGCTGGGCGACGTGCTGGCGGTCACGCTCCGGCCGTTCCTCACCCGGACCGCCGACGTGCTGCTTCAACGCGTCCAGGTCGACGGGTGGCGCCGCGGCACGTGTCCGGTCTGCGGCGGCCGGGCCGCCTTTGGCGTCATCGCGGCCAGCGGCGAGCGGCACCTCGTCTGCGCACGGTGCCAGGGGCGCTGGCCCTTCGATGCCCGCACCTGCCCCCGGTGCCTGGTGCCGGATCGCCTCCGGGTCTTCGCCGCCATGGAAGGGCGCTATCAGGTGGCGGCCTGCGAGGCCTGCAAGCGCTATGTGAAGGCGCTGGACGTCCGGAAGGCGGGCCGGCCGCTCTTCCTGCCGCTGGACACGGTGGCCACGCTGGCCATCGATCAGGCCATCGGCCAGCAGGGGTACTCGGGAGACTGA
- the glgA gene encoding glycogen synthase GlgA: MIASELAPYSKTGGLADVASALPKALGRAGHRVTVVTPRYRGIAAGTWRADVQATVAGQTFAAGLWEEPLGPGARALFVDCPPLYDRDGLYNTHQVDFDDNPLRFAFLSIAALEWLASAADEPVDVVHGHDWQAGLTGAYLSQHFARHPTVGRLPFVFTIHNLAYQGPADKSWLPRLGLGWDLFTVHGLEFWDHLSFLKAGVNFSDAFTTVSPTYAEEIQRPEYGFGFDGVIRARAAALTGILNGIDVDAWDPARDPYLPEPFSAAAPAGKVAAKRAALEAFGLPAGSDALARPLIGLVSRLVDQKGFDLVAQVAERLVDRGPAFLVLGTGDGRYEHLWRMLAARRPETVGVHIGFDERLAHLVEGGADMFLMPSRYEPCGLNQMYSQRYGTVPVVRATGGLVDSVTPWNATTKRGTGFLFSDYSGQAMLDAVDEAVRTFASPADWRRLQRNGMKVDFSWDRSARAYVKVYKGVIAARRPRRQRASAPRT; this comes from the coding sequence ATGATCGCGTCGGAACTGGCGCCGTACTCGAAGACGGGCGGCCTGGCCGACGTTGCCTCGGCGCTCCCGAAGGCGCTCGGTCGGGCGGGCCACCGGGTGACGGTGGTGACGCCGCGGTATCGCGGCATCGCCGCGGGCACCTGGCGCGCCGACGTGCAGGCCACGGTGGCCGGCCAGACGTTCGCGGCCGGCCTCTGGGAAGAGCCGCTCGGCCCGGGCGCTCGGGCGCTGTTCGTGGACTGTCCGCCCCTCTACGACCGGGACGGCTTGTACAACACCCACCAGGTCGACTTCGACGACAACCCGCTCCGCTTCGCGTTCCTCAGCATCGCCGCGCTGGAATGGCTGGCGTCGGCCGCCGACGAGCCCGTGGACGTCGTCCACGGGCATGACTGGCAGGCGGGTCTCACCGGCGCGTATTTGTCGCAGCACTTCGCCCGCCATCCGACGGTCGGACGCCTGCCGTTCGTCTTCACGATCCACAACCTGGCCTACCAGGGGCCGGCCGACAAGTCGTGGCTGCCGCGGCTGGGCCTGGGCTGGGATCTCTTCACCGTGCACGGGCTGGAGTTCTGGGATCACCTCAGCTTCCTCAAGGCGGGCGTCAACTTCAGCGACGCCTTCACCACGGTGAGTCCCACGTACGCCGAGGAGATCCAGCGCCCCGAATACGGATTCGGCTTCGACGGCGTGATCCGCGCGCGGGCGGCGGCCCTGACCGGCATCCTGAACGGCATCGACGTGGACGCCTGGGACCCGGCGCGCGATCCGTACCTCCCCGAGCCCTTTTCGGCCGCGGCGCCGGCCGGGAAGGTGGCCGCCAAGCGCGCGGCGCTCGAGGCGTTCGGCCTGCCCGCCGGTTCCGACGCCCTGGCGCGTCCGCTGATTGGACTCGTCTCCCGACTGGTGGATCAAAAGGGGTTCGACCTCGTCGCCCAGGTGGCCGAGCGCCTGGTGGACCGCGGGCCCGCCTTCCTCGTTCTCGGCACTGGCGACGGGCGCTACGAGCACCTCTGGCGGATGCTCGCGGCCCGGCGCCCGGAGACCGTCGGCGTCCACATCGGATTCGACGAGCGCCTGGCGCACCTCGTCGAGGGCGGCGCCGACATGTTCCTGATGCCATCGCGCTACGAGCCCTGCGGCCTGAACCAGATGTACAGCCAGCGGTACGGGACGGTGCCGGTCGTTCGGGCGACCGGCGGGCTGGTGGACTCGGTGACGCCCTGGAACGCGACGACCAAGCGAGGGACGGGCTTCCTGTTCTCGGACTACAGCGGCCAGGCGATGCTGGACGCGGTGGACGAGGCCGTCCGGACGTTCGCCTCGCCGGCCGACTGGCGCCGCCTCCAGCGCAATGGCATGAAGGTGGACTTCTCGTGGGACCGATCGGCCCGGGCGTACGTCAAGGTGTATAAAGGAGTGATCGCCGCACGACGACCGCGCCGGCAACGAGCCTCCGCGCCTCGGACGTGA
- the trxA gene encoding thioredoxin, whose amino-acid sequence MASDKIKTLGDGNFDAEVKNGVVLVDFWAEWCAPCRRLAPTVDQLAEDYAGRVTVAKVNIDEHPATPSKFMVRGIPTLLLFKDGDLKETVVGLAGKDDLARMIDKHL is encoded by the coding sequence ATGGCATCGGACAAGATCAAGACGCTCGGCGACGGCAACTTCGACGCCGAGGTGAAGAACGGCGTGGTGCTGGTGGACTTCTGGGCCGAGTGGTGCGCCCCCTGCCGCCGGCTGGCGCCGACCGTCGACCAGCTCGCCGAGGACTACGCCGGCCGCGTCACCGTGGCGAAGGTCAACATCGACGAGCACCCGGCCACGCCCAGCAAGTTCATGGTGCGCGGCATCCCGACGCTGCTGCTCTTCAAGGACGGCGATCTGAAGGAGACCGTCGTGGGACTCGCGGGCAAGGACGACCTCGCCCGCATGATCGACAAGCACCTGTGA
- the trxB gene encoding thioredoxin-disulfide reductase, which yields MSAGADTHHAVVVIGSGPAGLTAALYAGRANLQPLVIEGIEAGGQLMLTTMVENWPGYRDGILGPDLMAELRAQAERFGATFLQGDVASVDTSTRPFAIRVGKATHTADALIVATGASAKWLDLGVDKQLSGRGVSTCATCDGFFFKGRHVAVVGGGDTAMEEAIYLSKLASHVTVIHRRDTLRASKVMQDKALNDPKISFRWNTAVTDIKDPAKGEVTALVLTDTVTGEVSELAVDGVFIAIGHTPNTTLFVGQLELDETGYIKTHHGSRTNVAGVFAAGDVQDHVYRQAVTAAGSGCMAAIDAERFLSGVGH from the coding sequence GTGAGCGCCGGGGCCGACACCCACCACGCGGTCGTGGTCATCGGGTCGGGCCCCGCGGGCCTGACCGCCGCGCTCTACGCGGGGCGCGCGAACCTGCAGCCCCTGGTCATCGAAGGCATCGAGGCCGGCGGCCAGCTGATGCTGACCACCATGGTCGAGAACTGGCCCGGCTACCGGGACGGCATCCTCGGCCCCGATCTGATGGCGGAGCTGCGCGCGCAGGCCGAGCGCTTCGGCGCCACGTTCCTGCAGGGCGACGTCGCCTCGGTGGACACCTCGACGCGGCCGTTCGCCATCCGCGTCGGCAAGGCCACCCACACGGCCGACGCGCTCATCGTGGCCACGGGCGCCTCGGCGAAGTGGCTCGACCTCGGCGTGGACAAGCAGCTGTCGGGGCGCGGCGTCTCCACGTGCGCGACGTGCGACGGCTTCTTCTTCAAGGGCCGGCACGTCGCGGTCGTGGGGGGCGGCGACACCGCCATGGAAGAGGCGATCTACCTGTCCAAGCTGGCGTCCCACGTCACGGTCATCCACCGGCGCGACACGCTCCGGGCCTCCAAGGTGATGCAGGACAAGGCGCTGAACGACCCGAAGATCTCGTTTCGGTGGAATACCGCCGTGACCGACATCAAGGACCCCGCCAAGGGCGAGGTCACGGCCCTGGTCCTGACCGACACGGTGACCGGCGAGGTCAGCGAGCTCGCGGTCGACGGCGTCTTCATCGCCATCGGCCACACGCCGAACACGACGCTGTTCGTGGGCCAGCTGGAGCTCGACGAGACGGGCTACATCAAGACCCACCACGGCTCCCGGACCAACGTGGCCGGCGTGTTCGCGGCCGGCGACGTCCAGGACCACGTGTACCGCCAGGCCGTCACCGCCGCCGGATCCGGCTGCATGGCCGCGATCGACGCCGAGCGCTTCCTGAGCGGGGTCGGGCACTAG
- the mnmA gene encoding tRNA 2-thiouridine(34) synthase MnmA produces the protein MRIVVAMSGGVDSSVAAALLAEAGHDVVGVSMQLYDNSQGFGTCCTIDDLHDARQVAAAIGIPHYIVNFESHFHRHVQDDFVREYASGRTPIPCAHCNSEVKFTELLLRAGGFGASQLATGHYARIEPTAEGRLRLLRGRDPLKDQSYFLFSLTQAQLGQARFPVGHLTKDEVRQAAERLGLAVAAKPDSQEICFVPDGDYARFLEAQVPALATGGTIVDGDGAVIGRHGGVHRFTVGQRKGLGLATGIPLYVVGIDAGRQEVTVGPREALDRARLTASRVNWIAPPPADWREAQVQIRHRHAAAPARVRPLDGTRAEVEFTVPQSAVAPGQAAVFYDGDEVLGGGWID, from the coding sequence ATGCGCATCGTCGTCGCGATGTCGGGCGGCGTGGACTCGTCGGTGGCCGCGGCGCTGCTCGCCGAGGCCGGCCACGACGTGGTGGGCGTGTCGATGCAGCTGTACGACAACTCCCAGGGCTTCGGCACCTGCTGCACGATCGACGACCTCCACGACGCGCGGCAGGTGGCCGCGGCCATCGGCATCCCCCACTACATCGTCAACTTCGAGTCCCACTTCCACCGGCACGTGCAGGACGACTTCGTCCGCGAGTACGCGAGCGGCCGGACGCCCATCCCCTGCGCGCACTGCAACAGCGAGGTGAAGTTCACCGAACTGCTCCTGCGGGCGGGCGGCTTCGGGGCCTCGCAACTGGCCACCGGGCACTACGCCCGGATCGAGCCGACCGCGGAGGGCCGGCTGCGCCTGCTCCGGGGACGCGATCCGCTCAAGGACCAGAGCTATTTCCTCTTCTCACTGACGCAGGCACAGCTCGGCCAGGCACGCTTCCCCGTCGGCCACCTGACGAAGGACGAGGTCCGGCAGGCGGCGGAGCGCCTGGGCCTCGCGGTGGCCGCGAAGCCGGACAGTCAGGAGATCTGCTTCGTGCCGGACGGCGACTACGCGCGGTTCCTGGAAGCGCAGGTTCCGGCGCTCGCCACGGGCGGCACGATCGTGGACGGGGACGGAGCGGTGATCGGACGGCATGGCGGCGTGCATCGCTTCACCGTCGGACAGCGGAAGGGCCTGGGCCTGGCCACCGGCATTCCCCTCTACGTCGTGGGGATCGACGCCGGGCGCCAGGAAGTCACCGTCGGCCCGCGCGAGGCCCTGGACCGCGCCCGGCTGACGGCCTCGCGCGTCAACTGGATCGCCCCGCCGCCGGCCGACTGGCGCGAGGCCCAGGTGCAGATCCGCCATCGCCACGCCGCCGCGCCGGCTCGCGTCCGGCCGCTGGACGGCACCCGCGCCGAAGTGGAGTTCACGGTCCCCCAGTCGGCAGTCGCCCCGGGGCAGGCCGCCGTCTTCTACGACGGCGACGAGGTGCTGGGCGGAGGGTGGATTGATTGA